In Cryptococcus gattii WM276 chromosome B, complete sequence, the DNA window TATAATGGCTTCTCTTGCCGGTGCGGAGGCGTCACTTCTGTTAAGAGTGTTGCCGCTTGCGGTGCTCCCGATGCCGAATTCTCATACGTTTATAAGCCAGCAAAGAAACCAAAGGCGCTCAAATCGAAAGCGTCTTCTGGGACAGGGAGGAAAAAATTAGGGAAGGGATCAAAAAATCGATTGGATTTGCAAGAGGATGTCAAGAAATACGACAATCCGGTATGTAACCAATGTTGGTTAAAGAAGGAAAGACTCGAAGCTAACTTATGAGTTCTGAAGTGCGATGATCCAGATTCCATATTAGGTTACTGTGGTTttggtgaagaagatacTCCAGTTTTCCATGACCGTACTCTGTGATGATCTCTGGTGTCTCGAAACGTGTAAGCAGTTGGTAATGAGCTGCTGTTCCTGCATTAAGTATACTTGTAGCAATAGTAGCAATTGCCCTGTAGCAGCCATACGAGAAGAATGCCCATGTACTGTTTGTGTCTTCTTTTCGCGCTATACATAAAATTACAGGGAAGCAACTCTATAATGAAGTCGGCAACAGTATGTTACTACTTGGTGCATAAATCATAACGCTACATATCAAAAGATAGCTCTACGAGTATACGACGAAAAAACAGGTTAATCTAAGGTCTGACATTCTATGCTACAAATGCGCTAAATTGTGCTTGTTGGCGGATGCAAGCTACACAAATCAATTCAGCAGGAAATCTGACAGTCCTGCGTCCTGTCATACGACAGTCCAGCTTCCAACTAGTGCCAATGCCCTCTCATCTCCTTTACTCAACTCTTCACCTTCGACGCCCCCAATCACATTGCCTATCATCTCCCATGGatcccttcctccaccccatttcaacatcttctctttcaacaactctcctccttccctACTCAGTATTTCTTCAGCCCTTTGGTCATAAGCTTGAGATACCCCGGGGCGAAAAAACAAGGTGGACCATATCTTGCCCGCAATAGCTCGGTCAAATAGGTAAGAGTAGTACGTCGCCCCGTATCCGTACAGATGGCCGAACTGTGTTTGCCAAGCTGTTCCAGGCACTGGTTGAATTACTCCTGTTTCTTGCTGAAGTTGAAACCATATAGCAGTAGAATCAAAATTATCTTGTCCATAACGTAAGGTATGATATTTCTGATCCAGAAGAGCCATAGTGATCTGTCCATGAGTCTCGAGGGCACTTAGAGACTGATTGAGAGCTAGGTGGGCCTCGATAACGGGGATAGGCAGAGGTTCCCCGGTGGCATGATGGAATGCAAAAGTGCTGAGGACTTCCGGTGATGAAACAAAATGCTCCATTAGTATCGAAGGAAGCTCTACAAAATCGGTGGCGCATCTTGTTCCGGAAACATTGTGGTACTCTGTCCGACCAATCATGGCTACGAAGAACATCAGCGCTGCATTTTTGTTTGTTAGCGATAGCAACTGACAGTGGATTGCATGTCCCATTTCATGAAACAAAGTCTCCAAATCGTTCCAATTCAATAGCGCAGGTCTTTCTTCATTCACCGTACCGACATCCATTGACAATACGACGATAGGCAGCTGGTATTTCCCTGGCTTGCATGACAAAAACTCCCCTTCAGTTTCTAATCCAGGGCCATATGGCTTATTCCAGTCTTCAGGTAACCCATCACCATCTGTATCGTCGTTGTCTACTCTTCTAGAGCACCTCACAGTGTAATGGGCTGCTCCAGGAGCTTTCCCAATGCGAGAAAAAAAGTCACAATATATGACACCAATAAGCCCTTCTTTCTCATGCATCACATCCAGCCGCCGGACGGAAGAATGCCAAACTTCTCCAGGCGAGACGACAGCTGGTTTGAAGGAGATGCCGTACAGTTTTGAGAAGATGCGGGAAAGTCCTGACATCACTGTACCAGTCGAGAAATAAGGAGAGATAGAAGGCGGCGAGCCTGTAGGAATGAGAGATGCCAGGTACTTGTCGCTATAATAGTCCCTGTCCCAGGCATGAAACGGGGGAAGATGCCGTGTCCGAGAACTCATTTGGTGAAAGTAATTCCCAGTCAGGGCAGTAGCTTTCATTCTTCTTAACATATCGACTTCTGCTCTAGCAGTGGGTCGATGATGCTGAACGAGGGAGGTTAAGAAGCCCATCACATTTTCCGGTGTCTTAGTCATCTTATCGACTAGAGCAACCTCCGCCCAATTGTTCTTCCCAAGGACGCTGGCTAGTTCAGCCCTTTCCTTCAACATCGCTTCGAGCACATCAATCCTCTTTTTGTCCGTTCGCATTCCGCCGACGTACACCAGCTCTCGCGCTCTGCCTTCTCTTGCGTACTTTAAGACCATTTGCGCCTCCCAGCTTCCAGGTTCGATAACAACCGGTCCACTTCGGCCTTTTCGCGGTAAAGAATCAACAAACTGGCGACCCAATCCAATAAGTGAACGATGAGGATCGGGAATTTCTATGTGGGGAACTGTGGATGGGCCTGATGATGCggaagagaggaaggagCGACCCAGGGAGAGCAAAGCGTCTGAATGCTTCACAAAACGTTCGCGAACAGAGGGCGAAAGATGTATACCTGATCGCTCAAAATCTGCTAGAAAAGTATGTGCGACCCTAAGCTCTGAAGTAGTCAATGGGTCGTTGAAAGGATGGACAATCGCTTTTGCAAGTGACTGGAAAATGGGTCAAGTAGTCAGCATGCTGATTCACCGATATAATTCTGGGACTCACCTCGTATAGACCACGAGTTGCATTGAGCTCGTTCATGAAGCTACATAGTATTTGGTGAGTTCGATCGCTTTGATCCACCCAGTCTTGGTCTGGATGAACATTTCTAACCAATTCACACATATCAATCACCCCGCAAAGTATATCACTCAGCCTATCCAGGTTCTTTACCACAAGCCGTAATTCTCGACCAGTGGGATCTTGGGGAGCCATGACGATGCGTTGGACAATCGCTGAGGCTTGAATCAAAGTACGATCTGTCAAGCGCCTTAACGAGTCGCTTTGAGTGAGAGGCTCATAAAGAAATAAACCTTTGGCATCTCCACTTCTCACGCCAGCCATGGCACCAAATATTGAATGAGGCAGATCAAAGTGTGCTTTAACGGCAGAGTCATTGGACGTAGCTCGAGCAGGTATGTGTACGGGGACTGTCTTAAGGAGGAGTGCTGGAGAACTGGCGTCTTCGATTTCCAGAGCTGCCTGAGAAGCTGGTTTATAACTGACGTAGGAGGTCGTCAGAAGACGATATGGAATGAAAATGGAAGGGCAACGCCGCGCTGAACGCCGACTAAGAGACTGCTGCAGCCGCCGCATCGTTCATCCCAGTTCGATTGTTGACTGGAAATGAAGCCAAGTCGGGTATGTTCGTGTAAAGATGCGAAAAAAGTGAAAAGTGGCGAAAGTAGGtagaagagagaaagagaagctTATAGAATTATAGCAATATTATTTACAGGATTTGTCGGATATCGGGAAAGGATGGATAAGTGACGAGTGCCGGATAATCGAGAAATTATTAAGGAACTAATACCGATCGCGCACCGTTTTGTTATTATACAAAAACGCAACCATTATGAGATCGTACTATAAATGCCGCTCATATATGCAAGTATATAAAACAGTATGCAGCAGACTGCATCAGGTCGCCGTGGTGAGTTGCGCAGCACACAAAGCACATGGTATAGGACAAGAAGGGGATAAGACAAATGGCGCAGATTCGGTGATAAAGGAGCCGTCGCAACATCGCAGGCTCCAGTTAACAACGACATCAGCTGGAGATTTAGCAAGAAAGTAAACAGCGTGCCGTTTATCACGGATTAACAGCCCATCCCAGCCATTCCCCCACCTTCTCACGCAACATCTCCCCATTGTCCCTACGATAGAGATGATCCGCCTCTTCAATTTCTAGCTTTTCGAATGTTCCTCCTTCGTCTTTGTTCGTTATCCCTCCCGAAGCCTGTTGCGTAGTGACCGCAGGTAGATCATTACCAAATGCACGAAATGTATCTACGGATGTAAATTCATCTTTCGTGCCATAGATTATCGTGACGTTTACACCGATTTTCAGCAGGTCGTTCAAAGACGTGCGGAAGGACTTCCTGGAAAAGACAGTGATGCCTGCGAAAATCTTACAAGGGGG includes these proteins:
- a CDS encoding Mitochondrial intermediate peptidase, mitochondrial precursor (MIP), putative (Similar to TIGR gene model, INSD accession AAW41837.1), yielding MRRLTDRTLIQASAIVQRIVMAPQDPTGRELRLVVKNLDRLSDILCGVIDMCELVRNVHPDQDWVDQSDRTHQILCSFMNELNATRGLYESLAKAIVHPFNDPLTTSELRVAHTFLADFERSGIHLSPSVRERFVKHSDALLSLGRSFLSSASSGPSTVPHIEIPDPHRSLIGLGRQFVDSLPRKGRSGPVVIEPGSWEAQMVLKYAREGRARELVYVGGMRTDKKRIDVLEAMLKERAELASVLGKNNWAEVALVDKMTKTPENVMGFLTSLVQHHRPTARAEVDMLRRMKATALTGNYFHQMSSRTRHLPPFHAWDRDYYSDKYLASLIPTGSPPSISPYFSTGTVMSGLSRIFSKLYGISFKPAVVSPGEVWHSSVRRLDVMHEKEGLIGVIYCDFFSRIGKAPGAAHYTVRCSRRVDNDDTDGDGLPEDWNKPYGPGLETEGEFLSCKPGKYQLPIVVLSMDVGTVNEERPALLNWNDLETLFHEMGHAIHSMIGRTEYHNVSGTRCATDFVELPSILMEHFVSSPEVLSTFAFHHATGEPLPIPVIEAHLALNQSLSALETHGQITMALLDQKYHTLRYGQDNFDSTAIWFQLQQETGVIQPVPGTAWQTQFGHLYGYGATYYSYLFDRAIAGKIWSTLFFRPGVSQAYDQRAEEILSREGGELLKEKMLKWGGGRDPWEMIGNVIGGVEGEELSKGDERALALVGSWTVV